In Methanotorris formicicus Mc-S-70, the sequence AAATTATCCCTTCACAACCATCGACCCAAACATTGGGACATCTTATGTGATAACAGATTGCCCATGTAAGGAATTGGGAGTAAAATGTAATCCACAAAACTCCAAATGCATTGATGGGAAAAGATACATTCCAGTAGAGATTATCGATGTCGCTGGGCTTGTTCCAGGAGCACATGAAGGAAAAGGTATGGGTAATAAGTTTTTAGATGATTTGAGGCAGGCAGATGCATTTATTTTGGTTGTAGATGCAAGTGGAAAAACTGACTTAGAAGGGAATCCAACAGAAAACCACGACCCTGTTGAGGATGTTAAATTTTTGCTTAATGAGATAGATATGTGGATTTATGGAATATTAACCAAAAATTGGGATAGATTAGCAAGAAGGGCACAGCAGGAAAAAAATATCGTCAAAGTTCTTGCAGATCAGTTGAGTGGTTTGAACATTACTGAGGAAGATGTAAGGGTATCTATAAAAGATTTGGATGAAAGCCCAATAAAATGGACTGATGAGGATTTATTAAATTTATCAAAAAAATTGAGAAAAATATCAAAACCAATGATAATAGCGGCAAATAAGGCAGATCATCCAGATGCAAAAGAAAATATTGAAAGGTTAAAGAAGGAATTTAAAGACCATATAGTTATTCCAACATCTGCCGAGATAGAACTTGCTTTAAGGAGGGCAGAAAAAGCAGGTTTGATAAAGTATAATGGGAATGATTTTGAAATAATAGATGAGGGTAAATTAAATGAGCAACAAAAAAATGCCTTCAACTACATAAAAGAATTCTTAAAAACCTATGGGGGGACGGGGATTCAAGAATGCATAAATAGGGCTTATTTTG encodes:
- a CDS encoding redox-regulated ATPase YchF — its product is MAILGLVGKPNVGKSTMFNAMTEKIVDIANYPFTTIDPNIGTSYVITDCPCKELGVKCNPQNSKCIDGKRYIPVEIIDVAGLVPGAHEGKGMGNKFLDDLRQADAFILVVDASGKTDLEGNPTENHDPVEDVKFLLNEIDMWIYGILTKNWDRLARRAQQEKNIVKVLADQLSGLNITEEDVRVSIKDLDESPIKWTDEDLLNLSKKLRKISKPMIIAANKADHPDAKENIERLKKEFKDHIVIPTSAEIELALRRAEKAGLIKYNGNDFEIIDEGKLNEQQKNAFNYIKEFLKTYGGTGIQECINRAYFDLLNMIVVYPVEDENKFCDKKGNVLPDAFLVKKGTTAKELAYKIHTEIGEKFIYAVDARKKMRIGADYELKHGDIIKIVSAA